A section of the Dermacoccus nishinomiyaensis genome encodes:
- a CDS encoding restriction endonuclease, whose protein sequence is MKNSTASGSGFQFDASQPYQLDAIASVVDLFDGQPKDAEKLVTTLHGAAVLPDSDQSVLDIDLTQEVGAVGNSLVLDRDLILANLQRVQDRNGLEVASALAGDALDFDIEMETGTGKTYVYLRTIFDLAVRYNFTKFVILVPSVAIREGVSTSIRLMREHFESLYKSRGITFDASVYSGKSAEEVQSFATSTNVQILIMTIDSIRGNANTRIIHQTRDKLNGLRPIDYLKATHPVVILDEPQNMESQLSQSAVGELDPVFTLRYSATHKKQRNVVYRLDPVDAHDLGLVKQIVVAEVARQGADATPYMRLVEVRREPSWSARLELSCRKADGSLERRVVSVKQHQELSDGRLTNNPIYEGWRINEMSIEPAYVDLTTHGFLYEGESIGASAGAIYKEMIRETVREHLRKESMLRAKGIKVLSLFFVDKVASYLGDGTNNDDASGDFVQWFDEVFIEERAKSARYQELLPQAPSELRRAYFSQIKRGKTTTFQDSSGTTKADDDAYELIMRQKARLLDENEPVRFIFSHSALREGWDNPNVFQICTLREMGAETERRQTLGRGLRLPVAKTEDGYARVADRGVATLTVVANESYTKFADALQREYKDAGVEIGRVRRAEFSKIPLQDENGALTDDQFGYQRSVLVWEHLKDKGFIDKDGAVTSKFQPNQLGFDLGLPVDFVWAESIIIELIERANIGKYVKPVSKRQPRVLNKQLYSTPEFEEFWETISQKTTYRVRVGRDQLIENAIRVIREEPKIDALRIQVTRAGVKVLRGGAKGEELGTRSADLKGSYDLPDIITELQEATSLTRKTIVDILIGSERLSEFIGNPNDFIAMAKRVLQSELAKIVVDGIQYERIAGSVYELRELQRDGEDEKERFLDQMYKVQHTRKTDFDYVVFDSDVERQFAELLDSREDIKMFMKLPAKFKIDTPVGPYNPDWGIIKKEGDEDRIYMIRETKSTLDDSKLRPSELAKIKAAKRHFEAIGVVDYARSAPGAWRL, encoded by the coding sequence ATGAAGAACAGCACAGCGAGCGGTTCAGGATTCCAGTTCGACGCCAGTCAGCCGTATCAGCTGGATGCGATCGCGTCCGTGGTCGACCTGTTCGACGGGCAGCCGAAGGATGCAGAAAAGCTGGTCACGACCCTGCATGGTGCGGCGGTGCTGCCCGACTCGGATCAGTCGGTGCTTGACATCGACCTGACGCAGGAAGTCGGCGCAGTCGGCAACAGCCTGGTGCTCGATCGTGACCTGATCCTTGCGAACCTGCAGCGTGTGCAGGATCGCAACGGCCTTGAGGTGGCGTCGGCGCTTGCGGGCGACGCGCTCGACTTCGATATCGAGATGGAGACCGGCACGGGTAAGACCTATGTCTACCTGCGCACGATCTTCGACTTGGCCGTCCGCTACAACTTCACGAAGTTCGTGATCCTGGTGCCGAGCGTGGCGATCCGTGAGGGTGTCAGCACGAGCATCCGGCTCATGCGTGAGCACTTCGAGAGCCTCTACAAGTCGCGGGGCATCACCTTCGATGCCTCCGTCTATAGCGGCAAGAGCGCTGAGGAGGTGCAGTCGTTCGCGACCTCGACCAACGTGCAGATCCTCATCATGACGATCGACTCGATCCGTGGCAACGCGAACACGCGCATCATCCACCAGACGCGCGACAAGCTGAACGGCCTGCGCCCGATCGACTATCTGAAGGCGACCCACCCGGTCGTGATCTTGGACGAGCCGCAGAACATGGAGTCGCAGCTCTCTCAGTCGGCGGTCGGTGAACTCGACCCCGTCTTCACCCTGCGCTACAGCGCAACGCACAAGAAGCAGCGCAACGTCGTCTACCGGCTCGACCCGGTCGACGCCCACGATCTCGGTCTGGTGAAGCAGATCGTCGTCGCCGAGGTGGCCCGGCAGGGCGCGGACGCGACGCCGTATATGAGGCTGGTGGAGGTGCGGCGTGAGCCGTCGTGGTCGGCCCGGCTGGAGCTGTCCTGCCGCAAAGCCGATGGCTCGCTCGAGCGCCGAGTCGTGAGCGTGAAGCAGCACCAGGAGCTGTCCGATGGCCGCCTGACGAACAACCCGATCTACGAGGGCTGGCGCATCAACGAGATGAGCATCGAGCCCGCCTACGTCGACCTCACCACGCACGGCTTCCTCTACGAGGGCGAGAGCATCGGTGCCTCGGCCGGCGCGATCTACAAGGAGATGATCCGCGAGACCGTCCGCGAGCACCTGCGCAAGGAATCGATGCTGCGCGCCAAGGGCATCAAGGTGCTCAGCCTCTTCTTCGTCGATAAGGTCGCCAGCTACCTGGGCGACGGCACGAACAACGACGACGCGAGCGGTGACTTCGTGCAGTGGTTCGACGAGGTCTTCATCGAGGAGCGTGCGAAGTCCGCGCGCTACCAGGAGCTGCTGCCGCAGGCGCCGAGTGAACTGCGCCGGGCGTACTTCTCCCAGATCAAGCGCGGCAAGACAACCACCTTCCAGGACTCGTCCGGCACCACCAAGGCCGATGACGACGCCTACGAACTGATCATGCGGCAGAAGGCACGCCTGCTCGACGAGAACGAGCCCGTGCGGTTCATTTTCAGCCACTCTGCCCTGCGCGAGGGCTGGGACAACCCGAACGTCTTTCAGATCTGCACCCTGCGCGAAATGGGCGCTGAGACCGAGCGTCGCCAGACTCTCGGACGTGGGCTGCGCCTGCCCGTCGCCAAGACCGAGGACGGCTACGCCCGCGTCGCTGACCGTGGCGTCGCCACGCTGACGGTAGTAGCGAATGAGTCGTACACGAAGTTCGCAGACGCACTCCAGCGCGAATACAAGGACGCCGGGGTCGAGATCGGCCGGGTGCGCCGGGCCGAGTTCTCGAAGATCCCGCTGCAGGACGAGAACGGTGCGCTCACCGACGACCAGTTCGGCTATCAGCGATCCGTGCTGGTGTGGGAGCACCTCAAGGACAAGGGCTTCATCGACAAGGACGGCGCAGTTACCTCAAAGTTTCAGCCGAACCAGCTCGGATTCGACCTCGGCCTGCCCGTCGACTTCGTCTGGGCTGAGTCGATCATCATCGAGCTGATTGAACGCGCCAACATCGGCAAGTACGTCAAGCCGGTCAGCAAGCGCCAGCCGCGCGTGCTCAATAAGCAGCTCTACTCGACCCCCGAGTTCGAGGAGTTCTGGGAGACGATCAGCCAGAAGACCACCTACCGCGTCCGGGTCGGTCGCGACCAGCTGATCGAGAACGCCATCCGGGTGATCCGTGAGGAGCCGAAGATCGACGCGCTGCGCATCCAGGTCACCCGCGCCGGAGTCAAGGTGCTGCGAGGCGGCGCCAAGGGCGAGGAACTCGGCACCCGCTCGGCTGACCTCAAGGGCAGCTACGACCTGCCCGACATCATCACGGAACTTCAGGAGGCGACCTCCCTCACCCGCAAGACCATCGTCGACATCCTGATCGGCAGCGAGCGGTTGAGTGAGTTCATTGGCAACCCGAACGACTTCATTGCGATGGCCAAGCGTGTCCTCCAGAGTGAGCTGGCGAAGATCGTGGTTGACGGCATCCAGTACGAGCGGATCGCTGGCTCGGTATACGAGCTGCGTGAGTTGCAGCGAGACGGCGAGGATGAGAAGGAGCGCTTCCTCGACCAGATGTACAAGGTGCAGCACACCCGAAAGACAGATTTCGACTACGTCGTCTTCGACTCCGATGTGGAGCGCCAGTTCGCGGAGCTACTCGACTCCCGTGAAGACATTAAGATGTTCATGAAGCTGCCAGCCAAGTTCAAGATTGATACTCCGGTTGGGCCGTATAATCCAGACTGGGGGATTATCAAAAAGGAAGGCGACGAAGACCGGATCTATATGATCCGCGAGACGAAGAGCACACTTGACGATTCGAAGCTTCGGCCAAGCGAGCTCGCCAAGATAAAAGCAGCTAAGCGCCATTTCGAAGCTATCGGTGTCGTGGACTATGCCCGCTCGGCGCCCGGGGCATGGAGGCTGTGA
- a CDS encoding plasmid pRiA4b ORF-3 family protein, whose amino-acid sequence MRLLTVRVDVDEVKPAVWRRIEVRSDVTMAQFHDVLQAALGWADAHLHRFTLGPKKDIWGGPYLASEWDVEEGDDLDEASGVETEVVLDQVLRAPDDRVFYVYDFGDDWVHTIKLEKIFELATSGAPDADGSLAECVAGRNACPLEDSGGPWQYNELVQGHKARTLPRELAEWVLPGWDPARFSVDEANVAIVVLSKENEVL is encoded by the coding sequence GTGCGGCTCCTCACCGTCCGTGTCGACGTCGACGAGGTGAAGCCGGCCGTCTGGCGCCGCATCGAGGTCCGCAGCGACGTCACGATGGCGCAGTTCCACGACGTCCTCCAGGCGGCGCTCGGCTGGGCGGATGCGCACCTGCACCGCTTTACGCTCGGACCGAAGAAGGACATCTGGGGCGGGCCGTACCTCGCGAGTGAGTGGGATGTCGAGGAGGGTGACGACCTCGACGAAGCGTCGGGCGTCGAGACCGAGGTCGTGCTCGATCAGGTGCTGCGCGCTCCCGACGATCGTGTGTTCTACGTGTATGACTTCGGTGACGACTGGGTGCACACGATCAAGCTCGAGAAGATCTTCGAGCTCGCGACGAGCGGTGCACCTGACGCCGACGGCTCGCTCGCGGAGTGCGTCGCCGGTCGCAACGCATGCCCGTTGGAGGATTCGGGCGGACCGTGGCAGTACAACGAACTCGTCCAGGGGCACAAGGCGCGCACCTTGCCACGGGAGTTGGCGGAGTGGGTGCTGCCGGGCTGGGATCCGGCGCGCTTCTCGGTCGACGAGGCGAACGTCGCGATCGTCGTGCTGTCGAAGGAGAACGAGGTTCTTTAG
- a CDS encoding SIR2 family protein, with protein MRPGHVFLVHGHLQDVTCDAILLPTDTSFSVAPYWVDLIGDQPQRPAGWPRDGRVSPDIFWFVDVTDDNRVALDAALLRARLRERVAQIATALAGRSVVRGRAQHLVTLPLIGAGGGGQPAGAMVAAVLDELAALTEQHPLDFAVVVPERPIFEALQRHRRAGHTASPDDLAARLGRRAREGSLSLMIGAGVSMGAGLPSWDGLLKSVAATLPDHARKAVMKTGESDAEAPQFRDDFSALSPLDQAQLLEALLGTALGREVVAAASNRDSKGRRRPALGHLLLAGLQCRQVATTNYDDLYETAVRSQQGGDIAKLPYQRPVHAQPWILKMHGDVEHEGDIVLTRSSFVAYDGRHRPAGSLFQSMLMTSHVLFVGVSLTDDNVLRLTHEVAHYVDGALSGSETATTPDAALLGTVLTLAPDVHRRRLWQGSLEWHAVGEDDTRVPDNARHLEILLDSIAMWAVPELA; from the coding sequence ATGCGCCCCGGTCACGTCTTCCTCGTCCACGGCCACCTGCAGGACGTCACGTGTGACGCCATCCTGCTTCCGACCGACACCTCCTTCAGTGTGGCGCCGTACTGGGTGGACCTCATCGGCGACCAGCCCCAGCGCCCTGCCGGCTGGCCGCGCGACGGGCGCGTCTCGCCCGACATCTTCTGGTTCGTCGACGTCACTGACGACAACCGCGTCGCGCTGGACGCCGCCTTGCTCCGTGCCCGCCTGCGCGAACGCGTGGCGCAGATCGCGACGGCACTCGCGGGGCGCTCCGTGGTGCGCGGCCGAGCACAACACCTCGTGACACTCCCGTTGATCGGCGCCGGCGGCGGTGGTCAACCGGCCGGTGCCATGGTCGCCGCAGTGCTCGACGAACTGGCGGCTCTCACCGAACAGCATCCCCTCGACTTCGCCGTCGTCGTCCCCGAACGCCCGATCTTCGAGGCGCTGCAGCGTCACCGGCGAGCCGGTCACACCGCTTCGCCTGACGACCTCGCAGCCCGCCTCGGGCGTCGCGCGCGCGAGGGAAGCCTGTCGCTCATGATCGGCGCCGGCGTCAGCATGGGCGCCGGGCTGCCCAGCTGGGACGGGCTGCTGAAATCCGTTGCCGCGACGCTGCCCGACCACGCTCGCAAGGCGGTCATGAAGACAGGCGAATCCGATGCTGAGGCACCGCAGTTTCGCGATGACTTCTCCGCGCTCTCACCCCTGGATCAGGCGCAGCTCCTCGAGGCGCTCCTCGGCACCGCACTGGGACGAGAGGTCGTCGCGGCGGCGTCTAACCGCGACAGCAAGGGTCGCCGGCGGCCGGCACTCGGGCACCTGCTACTTGCCGGGCTTCAGTGCCGCCAGGTCGCGACGACGAACTACGACGACCTGTACGAGACCGCCGTTCGATCCCAGCAGGGCGGCGACATCGCCAAACTGCCCTACCAGCGGCCCGTGCACGCGCAACCGTGGATCCTCAAGATGCACGGAGACGTCGAGCACGAGGGCGACATCGTCCTCACGCGATCGTCCTTCGTCGCCTACGACGGTCGTCATCGTCCCGCAGGATCACTCTTCCAGAGCATGCTCATGACGAGCCACGTCCTCTTCGTCGGCGTCTCCCTGACCGACGACAACGTCCTCCGGCTCACCCACGAGGTGGCCCACTATGTCGACGGCGCTCTCAGCGGAAGCGAAACGGCGACGACCCCCGACGCCGCCCTCCTCGGGACGGTGCTGACCCTCGCCCCCGACGTGCACCGCCGCCGGCTCTGGCAGGGAAGCCTCGAATGGCATGCCGTCGGCGAGGACGACACCCGCGTCCCCGACAACGCGCGACACCTCGAGATCCTCCTCGACAGCATCGCCATGTGGGCTGTTCCCGAACTCGCCTGA
- a CDS encoding TY-Chap2 family putative peptide chaperone translates to MDDRAEKVLGDASLAIRFDVKQAAAWRFMAEIGRRHPHLQILEMHAGGGMYDEVVLWDPHRESTPVRCNYEGRVHVAPFDPWGQKANWLDVLTREPREFVRWVEEVTRLGSPRSVPRSTPESLTHRAIAHLTASRAFERHGVRMLNGVFSSSASGDGVRQAAFDAVPSIHQHRRAASKDSPNGMGEWRFWFACAKQPGSDHAAPVLAFETTGHVWKAGPDVGDRFDLNRTYEAVGRDFLQLIARFDMWRSQEG, encoded by the coding sequence ATGGATGATCGTGCGGAGAAGGTGCTCGGGGATGCGTCTCTGGCCATCCGTTTCGACGTCAAGCAGGCGGCCGCCTGGCGCTTCATGGCGGAGATCGGCCGCCGCCATCCACACCTGCAGATTCTCGAGATGCATGCGGGCGGCGGGATGTACGACGAGGTCGTCTTGTGGGATCCGCACCGCGAGAGCACTCCGGTGCGTTGCAACTACGAAGGGCGTGTGCATGTGGCGCCGTTCGATCCGTGGGGGCAGAAGGCGAACTGGCTCGACGTGCTCACGCGGGAGCCCCGAGAGTTCGTTCGGTGGGTCGAAGAGGTGACGCGTCTGGGCTCGCCACGGAGCGTGCCCCGTTCTACGCCGGAGTCATTGACACACCGGGCGATTGCTCATCTCACCGCGTCGCGAGCCTTCGAGCGTCATGGTGTGCGCATGCTCAACGGGGTCTTCTCGAGCTCGGCCTCTGGCGACGGCGTGCGCCAAGCAGCCTTCGATGCGGTGCCCAGCATCCACCAGCATCGACGTGCTGCGTCGAAGGACTCGCCGAACGGCATGGGCGAGTGGCGTTTCTGGTTCGCGTGTGCCAAGCAGCCGGGCAGTGACCACGCGGCGCCCGTCCTCGCCTTCGAGACCACGGGGCACGTCTGGAAGGCCGGCCCTGACGTGGGTGATCGCTTCGATCTCAACCGCACCTATGAGGCCGTCGGCCGTGACTTCCTTCAGCTCATCGCGCGCTTCGACATGTGGCGCTCGCAGGAGGGGTGA
- a CDS encoding ADP-ribosylglycohydrolase family protein yields MARSHLTTPQRDRAAGVLVALACGDALGVPYEFGSTLTDVRPAMIGGGLGPYAPGEWSDDTQMAICVARVSAEADELDDAALTRIGHAFSDWLRTGATDAGNQTRAVLGAVETGRASSAPDETSHQDYVDAARSFTRTHERAAGNGALMRNGIVGLTALDDRELTASNARRIAELTHADPLVLDSCVLHAETIRHAVMTGEYDIVAGLDLLPEERRDQWREWLESATLADPSTIEANGSTFGALRAAHAAITRTRVLRYSTFEGGNRHHASAAIEAAASAGHDTDTVAAITGAMVGALYGVSAIPATWRRRIHGWPGMRARDLMTLALRTATPSAETEWPLQSRSSVPHGRSEVPLPFDTGVLLGSQSRLRDTQADAVVSLSRIGVEDRMFSDAAPENHVEFWLVDSDDRAQHNDLAATLEDAADTLAELRAEGHTVLLHCVHAHHRTPSVALIYGVKHCGLGVDEAEHAILSTLDVPSISGLLWDTASLIARRAQADRRRAQEISGEIPREPKGWYDDELTSLDDVDSDLSPVYVASMMGNISSDEYALWFNSLAAEAAAREDTTANRPVDGRGSESP; encoded by the coding sequence ATGGCCCGTTCTCACCTCACCACGCCGCAGCGCGACCGAGCGGCAGGCGTCCTCGTCGCACTGGCCTGCGGCGACGCACTCGGCGTCCCCTACGAGTTCGGCAGCACCCTCACCGACGTACGCCCCGCAATGATCGGCGGCGGCCTCGGACCCTACGCCCCAGGCGAATGGAGCGACGACACCCAGATGGCGATCTGTGTCGCCCGCGTGAGCGCGGAGGCCGACGAACTCGATGACGCGGCCCTCACCCGGATCGGGCACGCCTTCAGCGACTGGCTGAGGACCGGCGCCACCGACGCCGGCAATCAGACCCGCGCAGTGTTGGGAGCGGTGGAGACCGGGCGCGCGAGCAGCGCGCCGGACGAAACCTCGCATCAGGACTACGTCGACGCGGCTCGTTCCTTCACGCGCACGCACGAACGCGCCGCCGGGAACGGGGCACTGATGCGTAACGGCATCGTCGGGCTGACGGCTCTCGACGACCGCGAGCTCACCGCCTCGAACGCCAGGCGGATCGCGGAACTGACGCACGCCGACCCCCTCGTCCTCGACTCGTGCGTCCTCCACGCCGAGACCATCCGACACGCCGTCATGACGGGCGAGTACGACATCGTGGCCGGCCTCGACCTCCTGCCCGAAGAACGCCGCGACCAGTGGCGCGAATGGCTCGAGTCAGCCACCCTCGCAGACCCCTCCACGATCGAAGCGAACGGCTCGACGTTCGGCGCGCTGCGCGCCGCGCACGCCGCCATCACGCGGACACGTGTCCTGCGGTACAGCACGTTCGAGGGTGGCAACCGGCATCACGCCAGCGCCGCCATCGAGGCAGCGGCCAGCGCCGGCCACGACACCGACACCGTCGCTGCCATCACGGGCGCCATGGTCGGCGCCCTCTACGGCGTCTCTGCGATTCCTGCCACCTGGCGGCGCCGCATCCACGGTTGGCCCGGAATGCGTGCCCGCGACCTCATGACGCTCGCGCTGCGCACTGCAACCCCTTCAGCCGAGACCGAATGGCCCCTCCAGAGCCGGTCGTCCGTGCCGCACGGACGCAGCGAGGTGCCGCTCCCGTTCGACACCGGGGTGCTTCTCGGATCTCAGTCGCGTCTCCGCGACACCCAGGCCGACGCTGTGGTCTCCCTCTCCCGCATCGGCGTCGAGGACCGGATGTTCTCCGACGCCGCGCCCGAGAACCACGTCGAGTTCTGGCTCGTCGACTCTGACGACCGCGCACAACACAACGACCTCGCGGCCACCCTCGAGGACGCCGCTGACACGCTCGCCGAGCTACGTGCCGAAGGCCACACCGTCCTGCTGCACTGCGTCCACGCTCACCACCGCACGCCCTCCGTCGCCTTGATCTACGGCGTCAAGCATTGCGGCCTGGGCGTCGACGAGGCCGAACACGCCATCCTGTCGACACTCGACGTGCCCAGCATCAGTGGCTTGCTGTGGGACACGGCCTCCCTCATCGCCCGGCGCGCCCAGGCGGATCGCCGCAGGGCCCAGGAGATCAGTGGTGAGATCCCACGCGAACCCAAGGGCTGGTACGACGACGAACTGACCTCGCTCGACGATGTCGACTCGGACCTCTCGCCGGTCTACGTGGCCTCCATGATGGGGAACATCAGCTCTGACGAGTACGCGCTCTGGTTCAACTCGTTGGCGGCGGAGGCAGCCGCGCGGGAGGACACCACTGCGAATCGGCCCGTCGACGGCCGGGGTTCGGAAAGCCCCTGA
- a CDS encoding DedA family protein, protein MSSIFEFILNLPPWLVLVCAFLFPALEASAFVGVVVPGEIGVVLAGVVANQGKLPVWAVLVASIAGAVIGDSIGYEVGKRWGEQILSKLPARLLDKRKMENAKDALRRHGGKSVFFGRFTAALRALIPGAAGMSGLPYVKFVFWNALGGSIWATAFVLIGYIAGSQYKSVERFANWIGIALLVGIIAFFVVKHFRGKRQHEHA, encoded by the coding sequence GTGTCGAGCATCTTCGAGTTCATCCTCAACCTGCCGCCGTGGCTCGTCCTCGTGTGCGCGTTCCTCTTCCCTGCGCTCGAGGCGTCGGCGTTCGTCGGTGTGGTCGTGCCGGGTGAGATCGGCGTCGTGCTCGCGGGGGTCGTCGCGAATCAGGGGAAGTTGCCCGTGTGGGCGGTGCTCGTGGCGTCGATCGCGGGGGCCGTCATCGGCGACTCGATCGGCTACGAGGTCGGCAAGCGTTGGGGTGAGCAGATCCTGAGCAAGCTGCCCGCCCGCCTGCTCGACAAGCGCAAGATGGAGAACGCGAAGGACGCGCTGCGCCGTCACGGCGGCAAATCGGTGTTCTTCGGGCGTTTCACCGCCGCGCTGCGCGCCCTCATCCCCGGTGCCGCGGGCATGAGCGGGTTGCCGTACGTGAAATTCGTGTTCTGGAACGCGCTCGGCGGGTCGATCTGGGCGACGGCGTTCGTCCTCATCGGCTACATCGCCGGCAGCCAGTACAAATCGGTCGAGCGCTTCGCGAACTGGATCGGCATCGCCCTGCTCGTCGGCATCATCGCCTTCTTCGTCGTCAAGCACTTCCGCGGCAAGCGCCAGCACGAGCACGCCTGA
- a CDS encoding meso-2,3-butanediol dehydrogenase, translating into MTANTYDVKDKVVIVTGAGTGIGAAITDAFLDNGATVVVAGRRKEKLDEVIAGRDNALAVQTDVSKHDDVAALVKTAVDTYGHLDVVINNAGQHVGGDVTETSDEDFAAAYGTNVDGFFYMLKEALPELAKTNGSITVVTSVSGIGGDWGQPVYNSTKYALSGLIQSAALDWGAKGVRINGIAPAFTKTPMTADMADSDDDLQPFVDRLALGRVGVPEDLAGIALFLSTKDAQYITGQIIPVDGGTTASNGQPRR; encoded by the coding sequence ATGACAGCGAACACGTACGACGTCAAGGACAAGGTCGTCATCGTGACGGGCGCCGGCACCGGCATCGGCGCCGCCATCACCGATGCGTTTCTCGACAACGGCGCCACCGTCGTCGTCGCCGGGCGCCGCAAGGAGAAGCTCGACGAGGTCATCGCCGGGCGCGACAACGCCCTCGCCGTGCAGACCGACGTGTCGAAGCACGACGACGTCGCCGCCCTCGTCAAGACGGCCGTCGACACGTATGGCCACCTCGACGTCGTCATCAACAACGCCGGCCAGCACGTCGGCGGTGACGTCACCGAGACGAGCGACGAAGACTTCGCCGCCGCCTACGGCACCAACGTCGACGGCTTCTTCTACATGCTCAAGGAAGCGCTGCCCGAACTGGCGAAGACGAACGGTTCGATCACCGTCGTCACGAGCGTCAGCGGCATCGGCGGCGACTGGGGCCAGCCCGTCTACAACTCGACGAAGTACGCGCTCAGCGGCCTCATCCAGAGCGCCGCCCTCGACTGGGGCGCCAAGGGCGTGCGCATCAACGGCATCGCGCCCGCCTTCACCAAGACGCCGATGACGGCGGACATGGCCGATAGCGACGACGACCTGCAGCCCTTCGTCGACCGCCTCGCGCTCGGCCGCGTCGGTGTGCCCGAGGATCTCGCCGGTATCGCGCTGTTCCTGTCGACCAAGGACGCTCAGTACATCACCGGCCAGATCATCCCCGTCGACGGCGGCACGACCGCTTCCAACGGCCAGCCGCGCCGCTGA
- a CDS encoding DUF7218 family protein, with amino-acid sequence MAKNQDKNASSDDPGPSVKDDEMYEALRREGNSKEKSARIANAAANSSRSTVGRKGGEHGSYDDWTVDELRERARELEVEGRSTMTKDELIEALRDG; translated from the coding sequence GTGGCGAAGAACCAGGACAAGAACGCCTCGAGCGACGACCCGGGCCCGTCGGTCAAGGACGACGAGATGTACGAGGCGCTGCGGCGCGAGGGCAACAGCAAGGAGAAGTCGGCCCGCATCGCCAACGCGGCCGCGAACTCGTCACGCAGCACCGTCGGACGCAAGGGCGGCGAGCACGGCAGCTACGACGACTGGACCGTCGACGAACTGCGTGAGCGCGCCCGCGAGCTCGAGGTCGAAGGCCGCAGCACGATGACGAAGGACGAACTCATCGAGGCCCTGCGCGACGGGTGA
- a CDS encoding cytochrome P450: protein MSTITTKIADTLGKLPDQTAAFLADGYLFQSRVREARGRDAGDGRPLGLRMLGKPALLVRGREGVELFYDTTRMKRDGAMPLPIRGPLFGKGAVHGLDDDEHRHRKAMFVRIAYDDAQVRRLMPYLEDEMRKTLERWVEAPGTVYDGSVITYGRAALRWAGIPGDDAELDVWAERLGQIVDGFGKKSPAHVEAWLNRRRCDAWAADLVARTRRGEITPAEGTALAEVAKQTHLDGSLLDEHTAGVELQNATRPTIAVARFAAFAARALVEHPEYRERIAGEVVSRGTLLGNPTAVAFAQEVRRTSPFVPMLPAFARDTFEWGGQKIRKGQRVLIDVLGTNTDPSGWERADSFEPERFLGVEDAEQIENFIPQGGGDVATGHRCPGEKIAVTALSVTISGLCTPGVEIDPKGLDFSWTQLPTMPGNGARVRVTRQA from the coding sequence ATGAGCACCATCACGACGAAGATCGCCGACACGCTGGGCAAGCTGCCGGATCAGACGGCCGCCTTCCTCGCGGACGGTTACCTGTTCCAGAGCCGCGTCCGCGAGGCGCGCGGGCGCGACGCCGGCGACGGGCGTCCGCTCGGTCTGCGCATGCTCGGCAAACCAGCCCTCCTCGTGCGCGGGCGCGAAGGCGTCGAGCTGTTCTACGACACGACCCGCATGAAGCGTGACGGCGCGATGCCGCTGCCCATCCGCGGCCCTCTGTTCGGCAAGGGCGCCGTCCACGGCCTCGACGACGACGAGCACCGTCACCGCAAGGCCATGTTCGTGCGCATCGCGTACGACGACGCTCAGGTGCGCCGTCTCATGCCGTACCTCGAGGACGAGATGCGCAAGACGCTGGAGCGCTGGGTCGAGGCACCCGGCACGGTGTACGACGGCAGCGTCATCACATACGGACGGGCCGCGCTGCGCTGGGCCGGCATCCCCGGTGACGACGCCGAGCTCGACGTCTGGGCCGAGCGCCTCGGCCAGATCGTCGACGGGTTCGGCAAGAAGAGCCCCGCCCACGTCGAGGCGTGGCTCAACCGCCGCCGCTGCGACGCGTGGGCCGCCGACCTCGTCGCGCGCACGCGTCGCGGTGAGATCACGCCCGCCGAGGGCACCGCGCTCGCTGAGGTCGCCAAGCAGACCCACCTCGACGGCTCCCTGCTCGACGAGCACACGGCCGGAGTCGAACTGCAGAACGCCACTCGACCGACGATTGCGGTCGCGCGTTTCGCCGCCTTCGCGGCGCGTGCGCTCGTCGAGCATCCCGAGTACCGCGAGCGCATCGCGGGCGAGGTGGTTTCACGTGGAACGTTGCTCGGGAATCCGACGGCCGTCGCGTTCGCGCAGGAGGTGCGTCGCACGTCGCCGTTCGTCCCGATGCTGCCGGCGTTCGCGCGCGACACGTTCGAATGGGGCGGGCAGAAGATCCGCAAGGGCCAGCGCGTGCTCATCGACGTGCTCGGCACGAACACCGACCCCAGCGGCTGGGAGCGCGCAGACAGCTTCGAGCCGGAGCGCTTCCTCGGGGTCGAGGACGCCGAGCAGATCGAGAACTTCATCCCGCAGGGCGGCGGCGACGTCGCGACCGGGCACCGCTGCCCCGGCGAGAAGATCGCCGTGACCGCACTGTCGGTGACGATCTCCGGTCTGTGCACGCCCGGTGTCGAGATCGACCCCAAGGGTCTCGACTTTTCCTGGACGCAGCTGCCCACGATGCCGGGCAACGGCGCCCGGGTGCGCGTCACCCGTCAGGCCTGA